Proteins encoded together in one Pantoea sp. CCBC3-3-1 window:
- the nrdF gene encoding class 1b ribonucleoside-diphosphate reductase subunit beta, producing the protein MKLKRVHAINWNQIEDEKDLEVWNRLTSNFWLPEKVPLSNDIPAWNTLNAEEQRLTIRVFTGLTLLDTIQNTVGAPALMEDALTPHEEAVMSNISFMEAVHARSYSSIFSTLCHTSDVDAAYAWSEESASLQRKADIVLEHYHHDDPLKKKIASVFLESFLFYSGFYLPMYWSSRGKLTNTADLIRLIIKDEAVHGYYIGYKYQKALEKQSQERRDELQQFAIELLLALYENELAYTAELYDGVGWTEEVNKFLHYNANKALMNLGYEALFPAELTDVNPAILSALSPNADENHDFFSGSGSSYVMGKAVDTEDEDWNF; encoded by the coding sequence ATGAAATTAAAACGTGTTCACGCCATTAACTGGAACCAGATTGAGGATGAGAAAGACCTGGAGGTCTGGAACCGTCTGACCTCTAACTTCTGGCTGCCGGAAAAAGTTCCGCTGTCGAACGATATTCCTGCGTGGAATACCCTTAATGCTGAAGAACAGCGCCTCACTATCCGTGTTTTTACCGGACTGACGCTGCTGGATACCATTCAGAATACCGTTGGCGCTCCGGCACTGATGGAAGACGCGCTGACGCCGCATGAAGAAGCCGTCATGTCCAATATCAGCTTTATGGAAGCGGTACATGCGCGCTCTTACAGTTCGATCTTCTCCACGCTGTGCCACACCAGTGATGTGGATGCGGCCTACGCGTGGAGCGAGGAAAGCGCCTCGTTGCAGCGTAAGGCGGATATCGTGCTGGAGCATTATCACCATGACGATCCGCTGAAGAAGAAAATCGCCAGCGTTTTCCTGGAGTCTTTTCTGTTCTATTCCGGCTTTTATTTGCCAATGTACTGGTCAAGCCGCGGCAAGCTGACCAATACCGCCGACTTGATTCGCCTGATTATTAAAGATGAGGCGGTGCACGGCTACTATATTGGTTATAAGTACCAGAAAGCGCTGGAAAAACAGAGCCAGGAACGGCGTGATGAACTGCAACAGTTTGCTATCGAGCTGCTGCTGGCGCTCTACGAGAACGAACTGGCTTACACTGCCGAGCTTTACGATGGCGTAGGCTGGACGGAAGAGGTCAATAAGTTCCTGCATTACAATGCAAATAAAGCCCTGATGAACCTCGGCTATGAGGCGCTCTTCCCCGCTGAGCTGACCGATGTGAACCCGGCTATCCTTTCGGCTCTGTCGCCCAATGCCGATGAAAATCACGATTTCTTCTCCGGCTCCGGTTCGTCATATGTGATGGGCAAGGCGGTTGATACCGAAGACGAAGACTGGAACTTCTGA
- the aspT gene encoding aspartate-alanine antiporter codes for MNWLHEIFRLSPELALFLSLAVGTWIGQFKLGAFQLGGVAGALLVSVLISQVGVTIDSGIKNVLFALFIYAVGFESGPKFFSSLGRRTLREIALALILVVSSLVTIVAMAKFFALDKGIAAGIAAGALTQSAIIGTASAAISKLSLDPAQLQQMQGNVAVGYAVTYIFGSLGAIIICVNILPKIMGRTIRDDAVKAELELLHGASLLAPGQEPALPELVGRVFLAGPAAGKTVAAVESAADPLYPVTLERIKRRGEVIAVTPEMRLNDTDVLLLVGRRKGVIALASLLGKELEAEEGPEMVMQTSEALLTNPVFIGKRIDELRQQISVDVRHGVFVTALKRGEVLLPFKDDTVIQQNDIVTLYGSEQDVQRAVALAGPLLIKSPKSDLMFHGLGLSFGLILGLLVVRIGAVPLTLGSGGGALLAGLIFGWYQARKPLSGNMPTPASGLLRDLGLAGFVAVVGLQSGLQAVQTVMSNGISIFLIGVVVTVVPLMITLLIGRYVLRYDNVAIFAGALSGTRSANPAFGEILDKAGNSVPTAPFAVTYGLANVFLTLLGPLIVALV; via the coding sequence ATGAACTGGCTCCACGAAATCTTTCGGCTTTCACCCGAGCTGGCGCTATTCCTTTCGCTCGCTGTGGGTACATGGATTGGTCAATTTAAACTTGGCGCATTTCAGCTTGGCGGCGTAGCGGGTGCACTGCTGGTTTCCGTATTAATTAGTCAGGTTGGGGTCACTATTGATAGTGGAATTAAAAATGTTTTGTTTGCCCTTTTCATCTATGCCGTAGGTTTTGAAAGTGGCCCTAAATTCTTTTCTTCATTAGGTCGACGCACGCTGCGTGAAATAGCTCTGGCACTAATTTTAGTTGTTTCTTCATTAGTAACGATCGTAGCGATGGCGAAATTCTTTGCGCTGGATAAAGGTATTGCCGCAGGTATTGCTGCCGGTGCGCTGACTCAGTCAGCCATTATAGGAACAGCCAGTGCGGCCATTTCTAAATTGAGTCTGGATCCGGCGCAGCTGCAACAAATGCAGGGAAATGTGGCCGTGGGTTATGCCGTTACTTATATCTTTGGCTCTCTGGGCGCGATTATTATTTGCGTCAATATTCTGCCCAAAATTATGGGCCGTACGATACGTGACGATGCGGTAAAAGCGGAGCTGGAGCTTCTTCACGGTGCCAGCCTGCTGGCACCGGGTCAGGAACCGGCTCTGCCAGAGCTGGTAGGACGCGTATTTCTCGCCGGGCCGGCTGCTGGAAAGACCGTAGCGGCGGTGGAGTCGGCTGCCGATCCGCTTTATCCCGTTACGCTGGAGCGCATAAAGCGTAGAGGCGAAGTCATCGCCGTCACGCCTGAAATGCGGCTGAACGACACCGATGTATTGCTGCTGGTAGGGCGGCGTAAAGGCGTTATCGCGTTAGCCTCTTTGCTGGGAAAAGAGCTGGAAGCTGAAGAGGGGCCAGAAATGGTCATGCAGACGTCTGAAGCCTTGCTGACAAATCCGGTGTTTATTGGTAAGCGAATTGATGAACTGCGTCAGCAAATCTCGGTTGATGTTCGTCACGGTGTGTTTGTCACTGCGCTAAAGCGCGGAGAAGTATTACTGCCGTTTAAAGACGATACGGTTATTCAACAAAACGACATTGTGACGCTGTACGGCAGTGAACAGGATGTTCAGCGCGCTGTCGCACTGGCCGGACCGTTGCTGATTAAAAGTCCAAAGTCCGATTTGATGTTTCATGGCCTGGGTCTCTCCTTCGGATTGATATTAGGGCTACTGGTCGTGCGTATCGGCGCGGTGCCTCTGACGCTTGGCAGCGGTGGCGGCGCGCTGCTGGCGGGGCTGATCTTTGGCTGGTATCAGGCCCGTAAACCGCTCAGCGGCAATATGCCAACGCCGGCTTCCGGTTTGCTGCGCGATCTGGGACTGGCCGGTTTTGTGGCGGTGGTAGGCCTACAGTCTGGCTTGCAGGCTGTACAGACCGTCATGTCAAACGGCATCTCAATTTTCCTGATCGGCGTCGTGGTCACCGTGGTTCCTTTGATGATCACGCTACTGATTGGTCGCTATGTCCTGCGTTATGACAATGTGGCCATTTTTGCCGGTGCCCTTTCCGGCACGCGTAGCGCCAATCCCGCTTTTGGTGAAATTCTTG
- the speG gene encoding spermidine N1-acetyltransferase, whose translation MSAKSVENGVQLRPLEREDLRFVHQLDNNASVMRYWFEEPYEAFVELEDLYSKHIHDQSERRFVVEYEGDKAGLVELVEINHIHRRAEFQIIIAPSHQGKGLASKAVRLAMEYGFSVLNLYKLYLIVDKENEKAIHIYRKLGFEIEGELIHEFFINGEYRNTIRMCIFQQQYLAKHKPSHAMVQPTAQ comes from the coding sequence ATGAGTGCCAAATCCGTTGAAAATGGCGTACAGCTGCGTCCGCTGGAGCGGGAAGATCTGCGCTTTGTTCACCAGCTTGATAACAATGCCAGCGTGATGCGCTACTGGTTTGAAGAGCCTTATGAAGCTTTTGTGGAGCTGGAGGATCTGTACAGCAAGCATATCCACGATCAGAGCGAACGTCGTTTTGTTGTGGAGTATGAGGGGGATAAAGCTGGCCTGGTCGAGCTGGTGGAAATCAACCATATTCACCGCCGCGCCGAGTTTCAGATTATTATCGCGCCCAGCCATCAGGGCAAAGGGCTGGCGAGCAAAGCGGTCAGGCTTGCCATGGAGTATGGTTTTTCAGTACTGAATCTTTATAAGCTCTATTTGATCGTCGATAAAGAGAACGAAAAAGCGATTCATATTTACCGCAAGCTGGGATTTGAGATTGAGGGAGAACTGATCCACGAGTTCTTTATCAACGGCGAGTATCGCAACACGATTCGTATGTGCATCTTCCAGCAGCAGTATCTGGCAAAGCACAAACCCTCCCACGCGATGGTGCAGCCTACGGCGCAATAA
- the proV gene encoding glycine betaine/L-proline ABC transporter ATP-binding protein ProV has translation MAIKLEVKNLYKVFGENPDRAFKHIEKGISKEALLAKTGLSLGVKDASLAIEEGEIFVIMGLSGSGKSTMVRLLNRLIEPTRGQVIIDGVDIAKISDSELREVRRNKISMVFQSFALMPHMTVLNNAAFGMELAGIPLQERQEKALEALRQVGLDNYAHAYPDELSGGMRQRVGLARALAINPDILLMDEAFSALDPLIRTEMQDELVKLQSRHQRTIVFISHDLDEAMRIGDRIAIMQGGEVVQVGTPDEILNNPANDYVRTFFRGVDISHVFSAKDIARRAAGSLIRKAPGFGPRSAIKLLQDADREYGYVLEKQRFVGVVSTDSLKAALVAGVGLDQAILSSPAAMPAETTLNELLSHVAQAPCAVPIIGEDNQYVGIISKGMLLQALDREGAAQ, from the coding sequence ATGGCTATTAAACTAGAAGTCAAAAATTTATATAAAGTTTTTGGGGAAAATCCCGATCGTGCCTTTAAGCACATTGAAAAAGGAATCAGCAAAGAAGCGCTGCTGGCGAAAACAGGACTCTCTCTTGGCGTTAAAGATGCCAGTCTGGCCATTGAAGAAGGCGAGATATTCGTGATCATGGGGCTCTCCGGTTCCGGTAAGTCCACTATGGTTCGCCTTCTCAATCGTCTGATAGAACCTACCCGCGGACAGGTAATTATTGACGGCGTCGATATTGCCAAAATATCTGACAGTGAATTACGCGAAGTCCGCCGAAATAAAATCAGCATGGTATTCCAGTCGTTTGCATTAATGCCACATATGACGGTATTAAATAATGCCGCCTTCGGCATGGAATTAGCAGGCATCCCCCTTCAGGAACGACAGGAAAAAGCGTTAGAAGCCTTACGTCAGGTAGGGCTGGATAATTATGCCCATGCTTACCCGGATGAATTATCTGGCGGTATGCGTCAGCGCGTTGGATTAGCCCGCGCGCTGGCGATAAACCCGGATATATTGTTGATGGACGAAGCCTTTTCAGCACTTGATCCGCTTATTCGTACCGAGATGCAGGATGAGCTGGTGAAGCTGCAATCACGCCACCAGCGCACCATTGTCTTTATTTCTCACGATCTGGATGAGGCAATGCGTATTGGCGATCGGATTGCCATTATGCAGGGCGGCGAAGTGGTGCAGGTCGGCACACCGGATGAGATCCTGAATAATCCGGCCAATGACTACGTGAGAACCTTCTTCCGCGGTGTTGATATCAGCCATGTCTTCAGCGCGAAAGATATTGCCCGCCGCGCTGCCGGTTCGCTGATCCGTAAAGCGCCGGGTTTTGGTCCCCGTTCAGCCATCAAGCTGCTACAGGATGCCGACCGCGAATATGGTTACGTGCTGGAAAAACAACGGTTTGTCGGCGTTGTTTCCACCGATTCGCTGAAGGCCGCGCTGGTGGCAGGGGTGGGTCTGGATCAGGCAATTTTGTCTTCTCCCGCCGCGATGCCTGCTGAGACCACGCTCAACGAACTGCTGTCACATGTCGCGCAGGCTCCCTGCGCGGTGCCGATTATCGGCGAAGATAATCAGTACGTCGGCATTATTTCCAAGGGCATGTTGCTACAGGCATTAGATCGTGAGGGCGCAGCGCAATGA
- the nrdI gene encoding class Ib ribonucleoside-diphosphate reductase assembly flavoprotein NrdI: MSILVYFSSQSENTHRFVVRTGLPARRIPLDSNRRLQVQEPYILVVPSYGGGTARGAVPKQVIQFLNDVSNRQLIRGVIAAGNRNFGEGYCLAGSIIAQKCQVPCLYRFELLGTADDIANVHHGVTQLWLQQKAHS; this comes from the coding sequence ATGTCCATACTGGTTTATTTTTCCAGCCAGTCGGAAAACACTCACCGCTTCGTCGTCCGTACCGGCCTGCCCGCCCGGCGCATCCCGCTGGATAGCAATCGGCGTTTGCAGGTACAGGAACCCTATATTTTAGTGGTTCCCAGCTATGGCGGCGGTACCGCCCGTGGCGCGGTGCCTAAACAAGTCATTCAATTTCTAAACGATGTCAGTAATCGCCAGCTAATCCGTGGCGTCATTGCGGCGGGCAACCGCAACTTTGGCGAAGGCTACTGCCTGGCGGGCAGCATTATTGCGCAAAAATGTCAGGTTCCCTGCCTGTATCGCTTTGAGCTGCTGGGCACCGCCGACGACATCGCGAACGTTCATCACGGAGTAACCCAATTGTGGCTGCAACAGAAAGCACACTCATAA
- the nrdE gene encoding class 1b ribonucleoside-diphosphate reductase subunit alpha produces the protein MLNLYDADGRIQFEKDAEATRQYFLQHVLPNSVTFDSVSERLQYLVAEGYYEADVLNAYPFDFVNTLFEQAYQHRFRFKTFLGAWKFYTSYTLKTFDGKRYLEGFTERVCMVALTLAKGDAVLATALMEEILSGRFQPATPTFLNCGKQQRGELVSCFLLRIEDNMESIGRSVNSALQLSKRGGGVAFLLSNLREAGAPIKRIENQSSGVIPVMKMLEDAFSYANQLGARQGAGAVYLHAHHPDILRFLDTKRENADEKIRIKTLSLGVVIPDITFQLARDNQPMALFSPYDVERIYGLPFADISISEKYEEMLADERIRRTFINPREFFQTLAEIQFESGYPYIMFEDTVNRANPIQGRINMSNLCSEILQVNTPTEYNDDLSYRHIGKDISCNLGSLNIAHTMDSPDFARTVEIAVRGLTAVSNQSHIHSVPSIEKGNAQSHAIGLGQMNLHGYLAREGIQYGSDAALDFTNLYFYTITYHALRTSNLIAQERGERFAGFEHSRYASGEYFEQYVSQSWQPRTPEAAALFRKAGITLPTQQAWQQLREAVMQHGIYNQNLQAIPPTGSISYINHATSSIHPIVSRIEIRKEGKTGRVYYPAPFMNNDNQALYRDAYDIGPEAIIDTYAEATRHVDQGLSLTLFFRDTATTRDINKAQIYAWKKGIKTLYYIRLRQMALMGTEVEGCVSCSL, from the coding sequence ATGCTTAACCTCTACGATGCTGACGGACGTATTCAGTTCGAGAAGGATGCCGAAGCGACCCGGCAATATTTCCTTCAGCACGTGCTGCCAAACAGCGTCACTTTCGACTCAGTTAGTGAACGCTTACAGTATCTGGTTGCCGAAGGTTATTACGAAGCCGACGTGCTTAACGCCTATCCTTTCGATTTCGTTAATACGCTGTTTGAACAGGCTTATCAGCATCGCTTCCGTTTCAAAACCTTCCTCGGTGCCTGGAAGTTTTACACCAGCTACACGCTGAAAACCTTTGACGGCAAACGCTATCTGGAAGGGTTTACTGAACGTGTCTGTATGGTGGCGCTGACGCTGGCAAAAGGCGATGCCGTTCTGGCGACGGCATTGATGGAAGAGATCCTTTCGGGCCGTTTTCAGCCTGCAACGCCAACGTTTCTGAACTGCGGCAAGCAGCAGCGCGGCGAGTTAGTTTCCTGTTTTCTACTGCGCATTGAAGACAACATGGAATCTATCGGACGTTCGGTTAACTCTGCGTTACAGCTCTCCAAACGCGGCGGCGGCGTGGCGTTTCTGTTGTCGAACCTGCGTGAAGCGGGCGCGCCAATCAAGCGTATTGAAAACCAGTCATCGGGCGTGATCCCCGTGATGAAAATGCTTGAAGATGCTTTTTCCTACGCCAATCAGCTTGGCGCTCGTCAGGGCGCGGGCGCGGTCTATCTGCACGCGCATCATCCCGATATATTGCGTTTCCTTGATACCAAACGTGAAAACGCCGACGAGAAAATCCGTATTAAAACGCTGTCGCTGGGCGTGGTGATCCCGGATATCACCTTCCAGCTGGCGCGCGACAATCAGCCGATGGCGCTGTTCTCTCCTTATGACGTAGAGCGGATTTACGGCCTGCCGTTTGCGGATATCAGCATCAGCGAGAAATATGAAGAAATGCTGGCCGACGAGCGTATTCGTCGTACCTTTATTAATCCACGCGAATTCTTTCAGACGCTGGCGGAAATCCAGTTTGAATCGGGCTATCCGTATATCATGTTTGAAGATACGGTGAATCGCGCCAACCCGATTCAGGGACGGATTAACATGAGCAATCTTTGTTCAGAAATCCTTCAGGTTAATACGCCGACCGAATACAACGACGATCTCAGCTATCGCCATATCGGCAAGGATATCTCCTGCAACCTGGGATCGCTGAATATTGCCCATACCATGGATTCGCCCGATTTTGCCCGCACCGTCGAAATCGCGGTACGCGGCCTGACCGCCGTTTCTAATCAGAGTCATATTCACTCGGTGCCATCGATTGAGAAAGGCAACGCCCAGTCGCATGCTATCGGCCTGGGGCAAATGAACCTGCACGGCTATCTGGCGCGTGAAGGGATTCAGTATGGTTCAGACGCGGCACTGGACTTCACCAACCTCTATTTCTATACCATTACCTACCACGCGCTGCGCACCTCTAACCTGATTGCTCAGGAGCGCGGTGAACGCTTTGCCGGTTTCGAGCATTCCCGCTACGCCAGCGGCGAATACTTTGAACAGTACGTCAGTCAAAGCTGGCAGCCACGCACGCCCGAAGCCGCCGCCCTGTTCCGTAAAGCCGGTATTACGCTACCGACCCAACAGGCGTGGCAGCAGCTGCGTGAAGCGGTGATGCAGCACGGTATTTATAACCAGAACCTGCAGGCTATTCCGCCGACCGGTTCGATTTCCTACATTAACCACGCCACGTCGAGCATTCACCCGATCGTTTCCCGCATTGAGATCCGCAAAGAAGGGAAAACGGGCCGCGTCTATTATCCGGCCCCCTTTATGAACAACGACAATCAGGCGCTGTACCGTGATGCGTACGACATTGGGCCTGAGGCCATTATCGATACCTATGCCGAGGCGACTCGCCATGTCGATCAGGGCCTGTCTCTGACGCTGTTTTTCCGTGATACCGCCACCACGCGCGATATCAACAAGGCGCAGATTTACGCCTGGAAAAAAGGCATCAAGACGCTGTATTACATTCGTCTGCGACAGATGGCGCTGATGGGAACCGAAGTCGAAGGCTGCGTTTCCTGCTCGCTGTAG
- a CDS encoding DUF883 family protein codes for MFNRTTKNEDIDINQDVAQLADTLDDLLKSYGSKAQDEVDGARSRAEALLKETRAKLHGRNRVTQVAKEATQQVDTYVRDKPWHGVGIGTALGIFVGALIATTTTTRN; via the coding sequence ATGTTTAACCGGACGACCAAAAATGAAGACATTGATATCAATCAGGACGTCGCTCAGTTAGCCGATACCCTCGACGATTTGCTGAAATCTTACGGTAGCAAAGCTCAGGATGAGGTTGACGGCGCCCGCTCAAGAGCGGAAGCCCTGCTGAAGGAAACACGCGCCAAACTGCATGGCCGTAATCGTGTGACTCAGGTTGCCAAAGAAGCCACGCAACAGGTTGACACTTACGTTCGTGACAAGCCATGGCACGGTGTCGGTATTGGTACAGCTTTAGGTATTTTTGTTGGGGCGTTAATTGCCACAACCACGACTACCCGCAACTAA
- a CDS encoding DUF2002 family protein: MYLRPDEVARVLEKAGFEMDAVTAKAYGFRRGDSYVYVNREARLGRTALVIHPTLKEKSHSFAVPASEIKTCEHYVQFPMYLVGDSQDHYGIPHGFSSRAALERYLEHMFD, from the coding sequence ATGTATTTACGCCCTGATGAGGTCGCTCGCGTACTGGAAAAAGCGGGATTTGAGATGGACGCCGTAACGGCAAAAGCTTACGGATTTCGCCGTGGCGACAGTTACGTTTATGTCAACCGCGAAGCACGTTTGGGCCGCACCGCGCTGGTCATTCATCCTACGTTAAAGGAAAAAAGCCACAGCTTTGCCGTTCCGGCATCGGAGATTAAAACCTGCGAGCACTATGTGCAGTTCCCCATGTATCTGGTGGGAGACAGTCAGGATCATTACGGCATTCCTCACGGCTTCAGCTCGCGCGCCGCGCTTGAACGTTATCTCGAACACATGTTCGACTGA
- the mmuM gene encoding homocysteine S-methyltransferase, with product MSLTDITRLVASGLVLDGAMATELEARGCDLSDALWSAKVLIENPELIYQVHYDYFSAGAQVAITASYQATPQGFAKRGLSEEKSLELIARSVELASRARTDYLATQPEGAALLVAGSVGPYGAYLADGSEYRGDYALPQQEMMAFHRPRIEALVAAGADILACETLPSFAEIQALVALLQAFPATPAWFSFTLRDSDHLSDGTPLADVLAFLDNVPQVVALGINCIALDKVTAALKVFSALSEKPLVVYPNSGEQYDAISKRWHSDASTCTLIDNLADWQAAGAKLIGGCCRTTPADIKAIAQRCR from the coding sequence ATGTCCCTGACTGATATTACAAGGCTGGTGGCTTCCGGCCTGGTGCTGGATGGCGCAATGGCGACCGAACTGGAAGCGCGGGGCTGCGATTTAAGCGATGCGCTGTGGTCGGCTAAAGTGCTGATTGAAAACCCGGAACTGATTTATCAGGTGCATTACGACTATTTCAGCGCGGGCGCGCAGGTGGCGATCACCGCCAGCTATCAGGCGACGCCGCAGGGTTTTGCGAAGCGTGGCCTGAGTGAAGAAAAATCGCTTGAGTTAATTGCCAGAAGCGTTGAGCTGGCGAGCCGCGCCAGAACAGACTACCTGGCGACGCAACCGGAGGGTGCCGCTTTGCTGGTGGCCGGATCGGTCGGGCCTTATGGCGCTTATCTTGCCGACGGCTCGGAATATCGCGGCGATTATGCTCTGCCTCAGCAGGAGATGATGGCTTTCCACCGTCCGCGAATTGAGGCGCTGGTGGCGGCGGGGGCGGATATCCTTGCCTGTGAAACGCTGCCTTCATTCGCGGAGATCCAGGCGCTGGTGGCTTTACTACAGGCGTTTCCAGCTACCCCCGCCTGGTTCTCGTTCACGCTGCGAGACAGCGACCATCTTAGCGACGGTACGCCGCTGGCCGATGTGCTGGCGTTTCTGGATAACGTTCCTCAGGTGGTGGCGCTGGGCATCAACTGCATCGCGCTGGATAAGGTGACGGCTGCGCTGAAGGTCTTCTCAGCATTAAGCGAGAAGCCGCTGGTGGTCTATCCCAATTCGGGTGAGCAGTATGACGCCATCAGTAAACGCTGGCACAGCGATGCCTCAACCTGCACGCTGATCGATAATCTTGCCGACTGGCAGGCCGCCGGGGCAAAACTGATTGGTGGCTGCTGCCGTACCACGCCTGCCGATATTAAAGCTATTGCGCAGCGCTGCCGATAA
- the nrdH gene encoding glutaredoxin-like protein NrdH — MRIIIYTKNNCVQCNATKNAMDKQGIDYQLVNLDHEPAAVETLKSLGYRQVPVVMAEEEHWSGFRPDKISALSHAALRG; from the coding sequence ATGCGCATTATTATTTACACTAAAAATAACTGTGTCCAGTGCAATGCGACGAAAAATGCGATGGACAAGCAGGGTATCGATTATCAGCTGGTGAATCTTGATCATGAACCTGCTGCGGTAGAAACGCTGAAATCGTTGGGCTATCGCCAGGTGCCGGTGGTGATGGCCGAAGAAGAGCACTGGAGCGGTTTTCGCCCCGATAAAATTTCTGCATTAAGCCATGCGGCACTGCGAGGCTGA
- the mmuP gene encoding S-methylmethionine permease: protein MQQTQQDNTQQFKRSMKARHLVMLSLGGVIGTGLFFNTGYIISTTGAAGTLLAYLIGALVVYLVMLSLGELSVAMPETGAFHVYAARYLGPATGYTVAWLYWLTWTVALGSSLTAAAFCMQYWFPDSPVWLWCLLFCVLIFMLNVVSSRFFAEGEFWFSVIKVITILAFIVLGGAAMFGFIPLKDGSSAPFFHNLTASGWLPHGGLPILMTMVAVNFAFSGTELIGIAAGETENPHRVLPLAIRTTVARLIIFFIGTVLILAALIPMDQAGIVKSPFVLVFEKIGIPYAADIFNFVILTAILSAANSGLYASGRMLWSLSNQQTLPRCFAKLTRRGIPLMAISVSMLGGLLALFSSVIAPDTVFVALSAISGFAVVAVWLSICASHYFFRRAHLRAGKPLSDLKYRAPWYPLTPVLGFLLCLLACIGLAFDPEQRIALYCGLPFVALCYGAYYFTQLVRKRELAKEVQHVPD from the coding sequence ATGCAACAAACCCAGCAGGACAACACGCAACAGTTCAAACGCAGCATGAAAGCGCGCCATCTGGTGATGCTCTCTCTTGGCGGCGTCATCGGCACCGGCCTGTTTTTCAACACCGGCTACATAATTTCAACCACCGGCGCAGCGGGCACGCTGCTGGCTTATCTGATTGGCGCGCTGGTGGTCTACCTGGTCATGCTGAGCCTTGGCGAGCTTTCCGTGGCCATGCCCGAGACCGGTGCGTTCCACGTTTACGCCGCACGCTATCTTGGCCCGGCGACGGGGTATACCGTTGCCTGGCTTTACTGGCTTACCTGGACCGTGGCGTTGGGATCAAGCCTGACCGCCGCCGCTTTCTGTATGCAATACTGGTTCCCTGACTCGCCTGTCTGGCTGTGGTGCCTGCTGTTCTGCGTGCTAATTTTTATGCTGAATGTGGTTTCCTCACGCTTTTTCGCCGAAGGTGAGTTCTGGTTTTCGGTGATTAAAGTGATCACCATTCTGGCGTTTATCGTACTGGGCGGAGCCGCCATGTTCGGCTTTATTCCGTTAAAAGATGGCAGCAGCGCGCCGTTCTTCCATAACCTGACCGCTTCTGGCTGGCTGCCCCATGGCGGACTGCCGATTTTAATGACGATGGTGGCGGTCAACTTTGCATTTTCCGGTACTGAACTGATCGGCATCGCCGCAGGCGAAACGGAAAACCCGCACAGGGTTCTGCCGCTGGCTATCCGTACCACTGTTGCCCGCCTGATCATCTTCTTTATTGGTACCGTATTGATCCTGGCAGCGCTGATCCCAATGGATCAGGCCGGGATCGTCAAAAGTCCGTTTGTTCTGGTATTTGAAAAGATTGGCATTCCTTATGCCGCCGATATTTTTAACTTTGTGATCCTGACAGCCATTCTTTCTGCCGCTAACTCAGGCCTGTATGCGTCAGGCCGCATGCTGTGGTCGCTCTCTAATCAGCAAACGCTGCCTCGTTGCTTTGCTAAGCTGACGCGCCGCGGCATTCCGCTGATGGCGATTTCCGTCAGTATGCTGGGTGGGCTGCTGGCGCTGTTTTCCAGCGTGATTGCGCCAGACACGGTGTTCGTGGCGCTGTCGGCTATCTCCGGTTTTGCCGTGGTCGCCGTCTGGCTGAGTATCTGCGCTTCCCACTACTTTTTCCGTCGTGCACATTTGCGTGCGGGCAAACCGCTGTCGGATCTGAAGTACCGCGCGCCGTGGTATCCATTGACGCCGGTGCTGGGCTTTTTGCTCTGCCTGCTGGCCTGCATCGGGCTGGCGTTCGATCCTGAACAGCGTATTGCGTTGTACTGCGGTCTGCCTTTTGTCGCGCTCTGCTATGGCGCTTACTATTTCACGCAGCTGGTGAGAAAACGCGAGCTGGCAAAGGAGGTTCAGCATGTCCCTGACTGA